AGACAGCTGAAACTTTCAATATTAAACAGAAAATACAATGCCGGCCAAAAACTTCCTTCAGAAAGAGAACTGGTCGATCAATTTCAGGTCAGCCGTGTCACAGTGAGGGAAGCCCTACGCGGTTTGCAGCAAAGCGGACTGGTTCAGATCAAGCGAGGCCGTGAAGCCGGCGCTTATGTATGCGAACCCGACTCTACTGCCATCACGGAAAATTTTCAGAACCTTATACAGATGGGCAAAGTTAATTTTGCCCATCTGATAGAAATTCGGCTGTACACCGAACCGGACGTTGCCAGAAGTGCCGCTTTGCACCGCACTTCAGAAGATATTGACAAGCTGATACAACTGCTTGATCAAGCTGAAGCTTATTCGAACACGTCGCGAAAAAAAGCACGCCTGACGAATGTTCGATTTCATTGCGAAGTGGCCAAGATCCTGGATAATGCCCTTATCATTTTTCTCTGTGAATCAATCACTCAGGTCTATTCAGCGAATATTATTGAGATGACACGTAGCAAACTGGATAAACAGGGAATTGGAAAACTCATTTCAGAGCATCGAGAAATTCTAGAGGCAATTGTTAATAAAAATGCTAAACAGGCGTTTGAAAGAAGCAAACAACATCTTTTAGAAACATATTATACCTACTCAAAAATTGTACCGGAAAGTTACGATGAGGAGGTTGACAAACGGATCAGATATTTTGCCGGAGCATAACATACATTTTGCCACTGTGAAGTCTAAAGCTGGTAGTGAAGCAAATATATCTGCTTTCAGGGGAGAGCGGTTTAAAGCAGTGATGAGTCATATCAATTTCAATGCCGTTAACTTAAGCAAATCTTCGAGTGATTGGTGAATATCAAATATCAAACCACAGCAGTAATTAAAAATACTTCAAAATTTTATCCCCCTGTATTGGAGTTCGATCATCTGTGGTCAATAATCGCTTAAGTTAATGGCATTGATTTCTATGTTATAATCAGGGAGACTTTTGAGAAACGTCCTTTTTCAACGGTCTCAATATATCAAGAAAGGAGGTGAAATGAGTCGGTTTCCCTCATAATCTTTAGGCGTTGGATTTACTGGTGTCTCACGAAAAAGAGAGATTCTAAAACAAAGGAAGGGGAGGAAGAAATATGAAGAAATTTAAAGTCAATCACTTATTTTCCTGGATGATCTTATTAATGACTGTGTGTTTTGTTTTCGCAATGATCTCAGGGTGTGCCTCGCAACCTGTGAAAAAAAAGGATGGTCCTGTGGAAACGTTGAAGACATGCCCAAGCGCAAAAATTACCACCCTCGAATATTCAGTGAAGAAATCAAAATTCAGCGGCGGACCCAAGCTGCATGTAAAGGTGGGTGTGACCAATATTTCCGATAAACCGGTGCGTTATCGAGTGAGTATTTTCCTGCCGGACGGCGGTTCTTCAGGGGGATTCTTTCCCAGAAAAGGAAAACCTCCTGTGGT
The sequence above is drawn from the Thermodesulfobacteriota bacterium genome and encodes:
- a CDS encoding FadR/GntR family transcriptional regulator, which encodes MPAFRSLKKPLLSKEVERQLKLSILNRKYNAGQKLPSERELVDQFQVSRVTVREALRGLQQSGLVQIKRGREAGAYVCEPDSTAITENFQNLIQMGKVNFAHLIEIRLYTEPDVARSAALHRTSEDIDKLIQLLDQAEAYSNTSRKKARLTNVRFHCEVAKILDNALIIFLCESITQVYSANIIEMTRSKLDKQGIGKLISEHREILEAIVNKNAKQAFERSKQHLLETYYTYSKIVPESYDEEVDKRIRYFAGA